The following are encoded in a window of Gossypium raimondii isolate GPD5lz chromosome 13, ASM2569854v1, whole genome shotgun sequence genomic DNA:
- the LOC128036171 gene encoding uncharacterized protein LOC128036171 encodes MVIDANEALLAKSYNEAYEILERISNNNYQWSNTKAPIERRILRVHEVDALTSLGNQVIQVTKAQILEGFWKMSKGDIDHNDVYDMFQKLQQQLDEHDATLRTLSTTFNEVRLNQDPHYRDPINEDRDNQPHRRGPRRVPRMDDDFHDRGQPSLAKPKSEQQREHLFHTRCHVQGKLCRVIIDGESCSNIASTTMVEKLCLTATKHPQPYQLQGLSNEGQFKVTQQVRIAFSIGKYQDEVVCDVVPMQACHLLLGEPWQLDRKVTHDGRTNRFPKDRKITFNFNTSQMKDAFKRST; translated from the exons ATGGTGATAGATGCAAATGAAGCTCTTCTTGCTAAGTCCTACAATGAAGCATATGAAATTCTTGAAAGGATCTCCAACAACAATTATCAGTGGTCAAATACTAAAGCACCTATCGAGAGAAGAATACTTAGAGTTCATGAAGTAGACGCACTTACATCTTTGGGAAACCAAGTGATACAAGTCAcaaaagcccaaattcttgaag gtttttggaAAATGTCTAAAGGTGATattgaccataatgatgtctatgACATGTTTCAAAAACTCCAACAACAATTAGATGAACATGATGCCACACTTCGAACATTGAGTACCACTTTCAATGAGGTGAGATTGAATCAAGATCCTCATTATCGGGATCCAATCAACGAAGATAGGGATAACCAGCCCCATAGGCGCGGccctcgacgtgtccctagaatggatgatgattttcatgatcgtgggcaaccttctttggcaaaaccaaagaGCGAGCAGCAACGAGAACATCTCTTTCATACTCGCTGCCATGTACAAGGTAAGCTTTGTAGAGTTATTATTGATGGTGAAAGTTGCTCGAACATAGCCAGCACGACGATGGTGGAAAAGCTTTGCTTAACCGCTACCAAGCATCCACAACCTTATCAACTACAAGGGCTTAGCAACGAAGGCCAATTTAAGGTCACTCAACAAGTGCGCATTGCCTTTTCTATCGGTAAGTATCAAGACGAAGTTGTGTGCGATGTAGTGCCTATGCAAGCCtgccatttgttgctaggagaaCCATGGCAACTGGATCGAAAGGTCACTCACGATGGTCGTACAAATAG gttcccgaaagaccgaaagataactttcaacttcaatacctctcaaatgaaagacgctttcaaacgatcaacatag